From Chloroflexota bacterium, the proteins below share one genomic window:
- a CDS encoding winged helix DNA-binding protein produces MLVKNAKKWTFLTNHAMVLNCIARGPSATAWEISMAIGIQERSTRRIIADLVEAGYVSTQKEGRRNRYAIQEHLPLRHPNNSATEVGDLLRILNPKRHKRSSGRSKESG; encoded by the coding sequence ATGCTTGTGAAGAATGCGAAGAAGTGGACATTCCTGACCAATCATGCCATGGTATTGAATTGCATAGCCCGTGGCCCTTCCGCAACTGCCTGGGAAATATCCATGGCCATAGGCATTCAGGAAAGGTCTACCAGAAGGATCATTGCCGACCTGGTTGAGGCAGGCTATGTCTCGACTCAGAAGGAGGGGAGACGTAACCGCTACGCGATACAAGAACACCTGCCTTTGCGTCATCCCAACAACAGCGCGACAGAAGTAGGCGATCTACTTAGAATACTGAATCCCAAGAGACATAAGCGGTCGTCAGGAAGGTCAAAAGAGTCAGGTTGA
- a CDS encoding FAD-dependent oxidoreductase, with protein MKLKNRIAMAPMATNYANPDGSVSEGYRAYIEARARGGAALIILEVTSIDAKFPYVQHTVGLWDDKLIPAMRQLTDAVHAHGSKIVPQISHPGPESVSFFYGIQPVGPSVILSHSHKQICRELSAAEIERIVEQFGDAARRAREAGCDGLELHAAHSYMLLGSFISSLRNRRTDAYGGSIEDRLKLPLEVIKNIRAKAGTDFPIIMRLSGDELTPGGRNLEETQYIAPILAEAGVDAFHISSGTFPQMSWRILPPTGTPRGLNVAFSAAIKEVVDIPVMVVGRINDPRLAEDILRRNQADVIVMGRALLADPELPNKAAEGRFDDIAPCVGCGLGCIAGRAEGRPMTCFINPTVGREKEMAITPATKPKKVMVVGAGPGGLEAARVAALRGHQVTLYEKDTEPGGQLKLAAVPPMKQELSKGIKYLRTQAQKAGVIMKWNTRVTPELVAEVKPDVVIVASGGESLVPNIPGIKGDKVVSAHDVLAGKVFVPCGNVLVLGGGMVGLEVAEYLASPGDNPVVGRTAVTIVEMLDSVGMDIVPEGRTLLLQRLRESGVNILTCTKVKEILEDGVVIVKTVKETLSDGTLVLKDGQVQQTICGMDAIILALGAKSVDELSQKIKGKVAEVYVIGDAKQPRKALEAIAEGSEVGRKI; from the coding sequence ATGAAACTAAAAAACCGCATCGCCATGGCTCCCATGGCCACCAACTATGCCAATCCTGATGGCAGCGTCTCTGAGGGGTACAGAGCCTATATCGAGGCCCGGGCGCGAGGCGGGGCGGCGTTGATTATCCTGGAAGTCACCTCAATAGATGCCAAGTTTCCCTATGTGCAGCACACTGTCGGCCTGTGGGATGACAAGCTTATTCCTGCCATGCGGCAGTTGACGGATGCTGTCCATGCCCACGGATCCAAGATAGTGCCTCAGATTTCTCATCCAGGGCCAGAGTCAGTTTCTTTCTTCTACGGGATCCAGCCGGTGGGCCCCTCTGTTATTCTGTCCCATAGCCACAAGCAGATCTGTCGGGAGCTAAGTGCAGCAGAGATCGAGCGTATAGTAGAGCAGTTCGGTGACGCGGCCAGGCGGGCCAGGGAGGCTGGATGTGATGGGTTGGAACTTCATGCAGCGCATAGCTATATGCTGTTGGGCTCCTTCATCTCGTCTTTGCGCAACAGACGGACCGATGCCTATGGTGGCTCAATTGAGGATCGCCTCAAGCTGCCTCTGGAGGTTATCAAGAATATCCGCGCCAAGGCGGGTACTGACTTTCCCATAATCATGAGGCTCTCCGGGGATGAACTGACACCGGGCGGTCGTAACCTGGAGGAGACACAGTACATCGCTCCCATTCTGGCTGAGGCCGGGGTGGATGCTTTCCATATCTCCAGCGGCACATTTCCTCAAATGTCCTGGCGCATATTGCCTCCCACCGGTACACCGCGGGGCCTGAATGTGGCTTTCTCGGCAGCGATCAAGGAAGTGGTAGATATACCAGTAATGGTGGTAGGCAGGATCAATGATCCCAGGTTAGCGGAGGATATACTGCGCAGAAACCAGGCGGATGTGATAGTTATGGGGCGAGCGCTCCTGGCTGATCCAGAGCTGCCTAACAAGGCAGCAGAAGGAAGGTTCGATGACATTGCCCCCTGTGTGGGCTGCGGGCTGGGATGTATCGCTGGTCGGGCTGAGGGCAGGCCGATGACCTGCTTCATCAATCCCACTGTGGGCAGGGAGAAGGAGATGGCCATTACTCCAGCAACCAAGCCGAAAAAGGTGATGGTGGTGGGTGCTGGCCCTGGGGGACTGGAGGCAGCACGAGTGGCTGCCTTGAGGGGACATCAGGTTACCCTCTATGAAAAAGATACAGAGCCCGGGGGGCAGCTTAAGCTGGCTGCTGTGCCTCCTATGAAGCAAGAGCTATCGAAAGGCATCAAGTATCTCCGTACCCAGGCGCAGAAGGCCGGGGTTATAATGAAGTGGAACACCAGGGTCACACCGGAGCTTGTGGCCGAGGTGAAACCGGATGTGGTCATTGTGGCCAGCGGTGGCGAGTCCCTCGTCCCTAATATTCCTGGTATAAAGGGCGACAAGGTAGTTTCTGCCCATGATGTTCTGGCGGGTAAAGTCTTTGTGCCGTGCGGCAACGTCTTGGTGCTTGGCGGGGGCATGGTAGGCCTTGAGGTGGCTGAGTACCTGGCCAGCCCGGGCGATAATCCGGTCGTCGGTCGCACTGCTGTGACGATTGTGGAGATGCTGGACAGTGTGGGCATGGATATCGTGCCTGAGGGCAGGACGTTGCTGCTGCAGAGGCTGCGGGAGAGTGGGGTCAACATCCTGACCTGTACCAAGGTCAAAGAAATTCTTGAGGACGGTGTGGTGATTGTTAAGACCGTGAAGGAGACCCTTAGCGATGGGACGTTGGTCCTCAAGGATGGGCAGGTGCAGCAAACTATCTGCGGCATGGATGCTATCATCCTGGCCTTGGGTGCTAAGTCGGTGGACGAGTTGAGCCAGAAGATCAAAGGTAAAGTGGCCGAGGTCTATGTTATTGGCGATGCCAAGCAGCCCCGCAAGGCGCTGGAGGCTATTGCTGAAGGGTCAGAGGTGGGAAGGAAGATTTAG
- a CDS encoding FAD-dependent oxidoreductase has product MASLTKLFSPIKIGTMELRNRLVMSPMTTQYANQDETPSQRLIDYYEARARGGVGLITVEVCTVDRPHKYQPLSLGLWDDKLIASHQALTKAIHAHGAKVVPQISHPGPESLAPLFYKIPPVGPSIVTSAATGLTCRELALEEIETAIEQYGEAARRAREAGYDGMEIHCAHSYMLAGSFLSSLRNKRTDAYNGSTVEGRLKFPIAVIKSMKARAGHDFPLTIRISGDERAPGARDIRGTQQIAPMLVEAGVDAFHVSGGVIDDNLATNIITGSAFPDGLNVPAAAAIKKVVDVPIMVVGRIHDPQFAEDILQKNQADLIVMGRPMLADPELPRKAAEGRWKDIRRCISCHHCFDSFFSDGSTACAINAATGKEGEYRLDRADRARKVMVIGGGPAGMEAARGAALRGHKVTLYEKQQRLGGSLTFACTVHSDNDDFLKYLVTQMKRLPVEIKLGREVTPELVENVKPDVVIVALGPNLVAPSILGDGGRNVLSGPGLKQMLGGHLKEGGVNKLPLWQRLGLYLGSPFMQRYLTASRVRRLTKLWMPVGKRVVVVGGDLAGCELAVFLAERGRKVTIVEGGGQIAPEVGLKRKTELEGQLQENGVTVMLGVKCEEILPKGVIIASERGEKQVVEGDTVILAGEVKPNLELSRALEGRVPEIYVAGDCAELGLIKKAVADAMSIACKI; this is encoded by the coding sequence GTGGCATCACTTACCAAGTTGTTCAGCCCCATCAAGATTGGAACTATGGAGTTAAGAAACCGCCTCGTTATGTCCCCGATGACGACGCAGTATGCCAACCAGGATGAGACCCCATCCCAGAGGCTGATTGACTACTATGAGGCACGGGCTAGGGGTGGAGTGGGGCTAATTACAGTGGAAGTTTGTACGGTGGACCGTCCGCACAAGTATCAGCCGCTGTCTCTAGGGCTTTGGGACGACAAGCTGATCGCCAGCCACCAAGCGCTGACGAAGGCGATACATGCTCATGGGGCCAAGGTGGTGCCTCAGATATCCCACCCGGGGCCAGAGTCGCTAGCTCCCTTGTTTTACAAGATTCCGCCGGTTGGGCCGTCTATTGTCACATCAGCAGCGACCGGCCTGACGTGCCGGGAACTTGCCTTAGAGGAGATTGAGACGGCAATAGAGCAGTACGGTGAGGCAGCCAGGCGGGCCAGGGAAGCCGGCTACGATGGGATGGAGATTCATTGTGCTCACAGCTATATGCTGGCAGGCTCTTTCTTGTCGTCTCTGCGCAACAAGCGGACAGATGCCTACAATGGCAGCACTGTTGAGGGGCGCCTCAAATTCCCCATAGCCGTCATCAAAAGTATGAAAGCCAGGGCAGGGCATGATTTCCCTCTGACAATCCGAATCTCCGGCGATGAACGTGCCCCCGGTGCCCGAGACATCCGTGGGACGCAGCAGATTGCTCCCATGCTGGTCGAGGCAGGGGTGGATGCCTTCCATGTTTCCGGCGGGGTGATTGACGACAACCTGGCCACGAACATCATCACAGGATCGGCTTTCCCAGACGGTTTGAATGTACCGGCTGCGGCGGCCATCAAGAAAGTGGTAGATGTGCCCATCATGGTGGTGGGAAGGATACATGATCCTCAATTCGCCGAGGACATACTGCAAAAGAACCAGGCAGACCTGATAGTAATGGGGCGGCCCATGCTGGCTGACCCGGAACTGCCCCGGAAAGCGGCAGAAGGCAGGTGGAAAGACATCCGTCGGTGTATTTCCTGTCATCACTGTTTCGACTCCTTCTTCAGTGACGGATCTACAGCCTGTGCGATCAATGCTGCTACTGGGAAAGAAGGAGAGTACCGGCTGGATCGGGCTGATCGAGCCAGGAAGGTAATGGTGATAGGTGGTGGTCCGGCGGGGATGGAAGCCGCCAGAGGTGCAGCATTGCGTGGGCACAAGGTAACCCTATATGAGAAACAGCAACGGCTAGGTGGGTCGTTGACTTTTGCCTGCACGGTTCACAGCGACAATGACGATTTCCTAAAATACCTAGTCACACAAATGAAACGACTGCCTGTGGAGATCAAGCTCGGAAGAGAAGTCACGCCGGAGCTTGTGGAAAACGTCAAGCCGGACGTAGTCATTGTGGCCTTAGGGCCCAATCTGGTAGCGCCCAGCATCCTTGGGGATGGGGGGCGCAACGTGCTCAGCGGTCCGGGATTGAAGCAGATGCTTGGTGGTCATCTCAAAGAGGGCGGAGTTAACAAGCTTCCATTGTGGCAGAGACTGGGTCTGTATCTTGGCTCTCCTTTCATGCAGCGCTACCTAACGGCGTCGCGTGTAAGGCGTCTGACAAAGCTGTGGATGCCGGTGGGCAAGAGAGTAGTTGTAGTGGGTGGCGATCTGGCTGGCTGTGAGTTGGCAGTTTTCCTGGCGGAGAGGGGCAGAAAGGTGACCATTGTGGAAGGTGGGGGGCAGATTGCGCCTGAGGTGGGGCTGAAGAGAAAAACAGAACTGGAGGGTCAACTTCAAGAGAACGGCGTTACCGTTATGCTTGGAGTGAAGTGTGAGGAGATACTGCCGAAGGGAGTGATCATTGCTTCTGAGCGAGGGGAGAAGCAGGTGGTTGAGGGGGACACTGTGATTCTGGCTGGCGAAGTGAAGCCCAATTTGGAACTATCCCGCGCTCTTGAAGGGAGGGTACCGGAAATCTACGTCGCGGGCGACTGTGCCGAACTGGGCTTGATAAAGAAGGCTGTTGCCGACGCTATGAGTATCGCCTGCAAGATATAG
- a CDS encoding NAD(P)-dependent oxidoreductase: protein MAREVKKVGFIGLGDIGLPMAKRVVGGGYETTVCGHRRREPIETMKSLGAKEAANPREVARASDVTIIMVQNDKQAEEVIFGPNGLLEGVKEGDGILLMGTFAPAFCKRVAEAARPKKVDVLDAPVVGARMGAEAGTLGISVGGDKNALEKYRAVLLTMGRITYCGEIGMGQIVKLVNNLNATAHAWMLYESINWGIRNGASEKMLIEHIKIGSGNSFTAQNWEWIKSMFTDPPPPTYYVGAKDLGHVLDIGLELRQPAPITALLCEFCKGPPPKLLKSPADAKQ from the coding sequence ATGGCGCGAGAAGTCAAGAAGGTCGGGTTCATAGGTCTGGGCGATATAGGACTGCCGATGGCAAAGAGAGTGGTGGGTGGCGGCTATGAGACCACTGTATGCGGGCATCGAAGGCGTGAGCCGATTGAGACAATGAAAAGCCTTGGAGCTAAGGAGGCCGCAAACCCAAGGGAAGTAGCCAGGGCCTCGGATGTCACCATCATCATGGTTCAGAATGACAAACAGGCCGAAGAGGTGATTTTTGGCCCTAACGGACTGCTGGAGGGAGTGAAGGAAGGCGATGGGATTCTCCTTATGGGCACGTTTGCCCCGGCGTTCTGCAAGAGGGTGGCGGAAGCGGCAAGGCCTAAGAAGGTGGACGTGCTGGATGCACCGGTTGTCGGGGCACGCATGGGTGCAGAGGCGGGGACTTTAGGCATCAGCGTAGGTGGTGACAAGAATGCCCTGGAAAAGTATCGCGCTGTCCTGCTGACCATGGGCAGGATAACATACTGTGGTGAGATCGGCATGGGCCAGATCGTAAAGCTGGTCAACAACTTGAACGCTACGGCACATGCGTGGATGCTTTACGAGTCCATCAACTGGGGCATAAGAAATGGTGCCAGTGAGAAGATGCTGATTGAGCATATCAAGATAGGATCAGGGAACAGTTTCACCGCCCAAAACTGGGAATGGATTAAGTCTATGTTTACCGATCCCCCACCGCCGACGTATTATGTTGGAGCCAAAGACCTGGGCCATGTCCTGGATATTGGCCTGGAACTGAGGCAGCCAGCACCGATTACCGCTTTGCTCTGCGAGTTCTGCAAGGGGCCTCCGCCCAAGCTACTCAAAAGCCCCGCGGATGCGAAGCAGTAA
- the katG gene encoding catalase/peroxidase HPI: MNKDRKGPVTGRGTSIRDWWPNQLNLKILHQHSSKSNPMGGGFNYAKEFKKLDFAALKKDLRELMTKSQDWWPADFGHYGPLFIRMAWHSAGTYRIGDGRGGGGRGQQRFAPLNSWPDNVNLDKARRLLWPIKQKYGKKISWADLMILAGNVALESMGFKTFGFGGGREDVWEPDEDVYWGSEKTWLDDKRYSGDRDLENPLAAVQMGLIYVNPEGPNGNPDPIAAARDIREVFARMAMNDEETVALIAGGHAFGKGHGAGPASHVGPEPEAAGIEEQGLGWKSSFGTGKGGDTITSGLEVTWTNTPTKWTNNFFRILFSFEWELTKSPAGAHQWKPKGGAGAGTVPDAHDPSKRHAPGMLTTDLSLRFDPVYEKISRRFYENPDQLADAFARAWFKLTHRDMGPRARYLGPEVPAEELIWQDPIPAVNHKLIDEQDIASLKGKILASGLSVSELVSTAWASASTFRGSDKRGGANGARIRLSPQKNWEVNQPAQMAKVLKTLEGIQRAFNSAQSGGKKVSLADLIVLAGCAGVEQAAKKAGHEVTVPFTPGRMDASQEQTDAASFAVLEPVADGFRNYQKTRYAVSAEELLVDKAQLLTLTAPEMTVLVGGMRVLKANFGGSQHGVFTKRPETLTNDFFVNLLDMDTEWKAVSKDADVFEGHDRKTGELKWTATRVDLIFGSNPQLRALAEVYGCDDSQDKFAHDFVVAWSKVMNLDRFDLA, from the coding sequence ATGAATAAAGATAGAAAAGGCCCGGTAACGGGCAGAGGCACGTCGATCCGAGACTGGTGGCCCAATCAACTGAACCTGAAGATCCTGCATCAGCATTCCTCCAAGTCCAACCCCATGGGCGGGGGTTTCAACTACGCGAAAGAGTTCAAGAAGCTCGACTTCGCCGCCCTGAAGAAGGACCTCCGCGAACTGATGACGAAGTCGCAGGACTGGTGGCCGGCGGACTTCGGTCACTACGGGCCCTTGTTCATCCGCATGGCTTGGCACAGTGCCGGCACCTACCGCATCGGCGACGGCCGCGGCGGTGGCGGTAGGGGCCAGCAGCGCTTCGCGCCCCTCAACAGTTGGCCGGACAACGTCAACCTCGACAAGGCGCGCCGGCTGCTTTGGCCGATCAAACAGAAGTATGGCAAGAAGATCTCATGGGCCGACCTGATGATCCTCGCGGGCAACGTCGCCCTGGAATCGATGGGCTTCAAGACCTTCGGTTTCGGCGGCGGGCGCGAGGACGTCTGGGAGCCGGACGAGGACGTCTATTGGGGCAGTGAGAAGACCTGGCTGGATGACAAGCGCTATTCCGGCGACCGCGACCTCGAGAATCCTCTCGCTGCCGTGCAGATGGGGCTGATCTACGTCAACCCGGAAGGCCCGAACGGTAACCCGGACCCGATCGCTGCGGCGCGGGATATCCGCGAGGTCTTCGCTCGCATGGCGATGAACGACGAGGAGACGGTGGCGCTCATCGCGGGCGGCCACGCCTTCGGCAAGGGCCACGGCGCCGGCCCTGCGTCCCATGTCGGGCCTGAGCCCGAAGCGGCTGGCATCGAGGAGCAAGGCCTGGGCTGGAAGAGCAGCTTCGGCACCGGCAAAGGTGGCGACACGATCACCAGCGGCCTGGAAGTCACCTGGACCAACACGCCCACGAAGTGGACCAACAACTTCTTCCGGATCTTGTTCAGCTTCGAATGGGAACTGACGAAGAGCCCGGCTGGTGCGCACCAGTGGAAGCCGAAGGGTGGCGCGGGCGCCGGTACCGTGCCGGATGCCCACGACCCGTCCAAACGTCACGCACCAGGCATGCTGACCACGGACCTCTCTCTGCGCTTCGACCCTGTCTACGAAAAGATTTCACGGCGCTTCTACGAGAATCCGGATCAACTCGCGGACGCGTTCGCCCGGGCGTGGTTCAAGCTGACGCACCGCGATATGGGTCCAAGAGCACGCTATCTTGGCCCGGAGGTTCCTGCCGAAGAGCTCATCTGGCAAGACCCCATCCCCGCGGTCAATCACAAGCTGATTGATGAGCAAGACATTGCCTCCCTCAAGGGCAAGATCCTGGCTTCGGGCCTGTCAGTGTCGGAGTTGGTTTCGACCGCCTGGGCGTCGGCGTCCACCTTCCGCGGCTCCGACAAGCGCGGCGGTGCCAACGGTGCCCGCATTCGTCTGTCGCCCCAGAAGAATTGGGAAGTCAACCAGCCTGCCCAGATGGCGAAGGTGCTCAAGACCCTGGAGGGCATCCAGAGAGCGTTCAACAGTGCGCAGTCAGGCGGGAAGAAGGTCTCGCTCGCCGACCTGATCGTTCTGGCCGGTTGCGCGGGCGTCGAGCAGGCGGCGAAGAAAGCTGGTCACGAGGTGACGGTTCCCTTCACGCCGGGACGCATGGACGCCTCGCAGGAGCAAACCGATGCGGCCTCCTTCGCCGTGCTCGAACCGGTTGCGGACGGCTTCCGCAACTACCAGAAGACCCGCTATGCCGTATCGGCCGAGGAGTTGCTGGTGGACAAGGCGCAATTGCTGACCCTGACGGCACCCGAAATGACGGTGCTGGTGGGCGGTATGCGTGTCCTGAAGGCCAACTTCGGAGGGTCTCAGCACGGCGTCTTCACCAAGCGGCCAGAGACGCTCACCAATGACTTTTTTGTGAACCTGCTCGACATGGACACGGAGTGGAAGGCGGTCTCGAAAGACGCTGACGTGTTTGAAGGGCACGATCGCAAGACGGGTGAACTGAAGTGGACCGCCACGCGTGTCGATCTGATCTTCGGTTCGAACCCCCAGCTCCGGGCTCTGGCCGAGGTCTACGGATGTGATGACTCCCAGGATAAGTTCGCTCACGACTTTGTCGTGGCATGGAGCAAGGTGATGAACCTTGATCGTTTCGACCTCGCCTGA
- a CDS encoding rubrerythrin family protein — MSKSVKGTQTEKNLLKAFAGESQARNRYIFFASVARKEGYEQIANIFAETAGNEKEHAEVFFKYLEGGDVEITAAYPAGIIGDTEANLKAAADGEKMEWSDIYANFEKTARKEGFADVATSFKEIAEVEEFHEKRYRKMAKNIANGEVFRKKTSVKWHCTNCGYIHEGPEAPKECPACKHAQAYYELLAENY, encoded by the coding sequence ATGAGTAAATCGGTCAAAGGGACTCAGACAGAAAAGAATCTGTTGAAGGCATTTGCCGGAGAGTCGCAGGCAAGGAATCGTTATATCTTCTTTGCCAGCGTTGCTCGCAAAGAAGGTTACGAGCAGATAGCTAACATCTTTGCCGAAACCGCCGGGAATGAGAAAGAACATGCTGAGGTCTTCTTCAAGTACTTGGAGGGTGGTGATGTGGAAATCACTGCTGCCTATCCAGCGGGGATTATCGGAGATACAGAGGCAAACCTCAAAGCGGCGGCGGATGGTGAAAAGATGGAATGGAGTGATATTTACGCCAACTTCGAAAAGACCGCCAGAAAAGAAGGCTTTGCTGACGTAGCTACTTCGTTCAAGGAAATCGCCGAGGTGGAAGAGTTCCACGAAAAGCGTTACCGTAAAATGGCAAAGAATATAGCCAACGGCGAGGTCTTCAGGAAGAAAACTTCCGTAAAATGGCACTGCACTAATTGTGGCTATATCCACGAAGGTCCCGAAGCACCGAAAGAGTGCCCGGCCTGTAAACATGCTCAGGCATACTACGAATTGCTGGCTGAGAACTATTAA
- a CDS encoding transcriptional repressor: MNRRTTKQREAILKVLRNTRAHPTADQIYDEVRKGIPNISKATVYRNLQVLREDGAISELNLNGTLSRYEEKQENHYHFRCEQCGRVLDLDEPVNTEIDKRVAERTGFKVLSHQTEFRGLCKDCQQK; the protein is encoded by the coding sequence ATGAATAGAAGAACAACAAAACAAAGAGAAGCTATTTTGAAAGTACTGAGAAATACTCGAGCTCACCCAACGGCTGATCAGATATATGATGAGGTAAGAAAAGGGATACCCAATATTAGTAAGGCGACTGTTTACCGAAACCTTCAAGTCTTGCGGGAAGATGGGGCTATCTCGGAATTGAACCTTAATGGTACTTTAAGCAGATATGAAGAAAAACAAGAGAATCATTACCATTTCAGATGTGAGCAATGCGGACGAGTTCTTGATCTGGACGAGCCAGTGAATACTGAAATCGACAAAAGAGTAGCTGAAAGAACTGGGTTCAAGGTTTTGTCTCATCAAACGGAATTCCGGGGTCTGTGTAAAGACTGCCAACAAAAATAG
- a CDS encoding transcriptional regulator, with protein MSNGQLAHVGALGLGGFALTTFVLNVVNAGIVSSDNLGMVLPIGIFYGGLAQFCAGMWDVKRGDTFGATCFTSYGAFWMSVAVMILLENTGVIAAVPREGMALLFIAWGIFSVYATVASLKINKALAAVFVTLVILFFLLAIGEWNSTVHKAAGYEGIVCALIAWYCSAAILINNVWEKQVLPLGSPIIKNAAAAKVGGEKGK; from the coding sequence ATGTCGAATGGCCAATTAGCTCATGTGGGGGCGCTGGGCTTGGGGGGCTTTGCCCTAACCACGTTTGTCCTTAATGTGGTGAATGCCGGTATTGTCTCTTCTGACAACCTGGGCATGGTGCTACCGATCGGCATCTTCTACGGTGGCTTGGCCCAATTCTGCGCAGGGATGTGGGACGTGAAAAGGGGAGATACCTTCGGGGCTACCTGCTTTACTTCATATGGTGCCTTCTGGATGTCAGTAGCCGTGATGATTCTACTGGAGAATACGGGGGTGATAGCTGCCGTGCCGAGGGAGGGTATGGCGCTGCTGTTTATTGCCTGGGGCATTTTTTCGGTCTACGCTACTGTAGCTTCTCTAAAGATAAACAAGGCGCTGGCTGCCGTATTTGTGACATTGGTCATCCTTTTCTTTCTGCTGGCCATTGGCGAGTGGAACAGTACGGTGCATAAAGCTGCTGGCTATGAGGGCATCGTCTGCGCCTTAATAGCCTGGTATTGTTCAGCGGCTATCCTTATCAATAACGTTTGGGAAAAACAGGTGCTTCCCCTGGGGAGTCCTATTATCAAGAATGCGGCCGCGGCGAAGGTGGGGGGAGAGAAAGGTAAGTAG
- a CDS encoding ROK family protein, with protein sequence MSRYAEPDRGEPKRLLELFELSSYDSLLAIDLGGTKIATALVSPEGEILCQEYAPTLAEEGVEAVIGRMVTTIDSVINKAGLSRVSLTSMAIAAAGAIDSDKGIVTHSPNLLGWHDIPLRQMMEETIGLPTFLINDASAAALGEHRFGAGRGVNNLVYITVSTGIGGGIIIDGKLYTGVSGSAGEVGHMTIDVNGPRCSCGNVGCLEVLASGKAVAREAQRLIAQGVKTRIVDLAEGEPSNVTANTVAAAARQGDALALKIVFRAATYLGVGIANLVNIFNPEMIIIGGGMAKMGDMLLDTARQVAAEKAFQLPIQHVSIVPSQLGDNSAVLGAAAFARQPP encoded by the coding sequence ATCTCACGTTACGCAGAACCAGACCGGGGAGAACCCAAAAGACTACTGGAGTTATTTGAATTGAGCAGCTACGACTCCCTTCTGGCAATAGACCTCGGCGGCACCAAGATCGCCACCGCCCTCGTATCTCCTGAGGGCGAGATCCTTTGCCAGGAGTACGCCCCAACTTTAGCCGAAGAGGGCGTGGAGGCCGTCATCGGGCGTATGGTGACTACTATCGACAGCGTCATCAACAAGGCAGGCCTGTCCCGTGTCTCTCTCACCAGCATGGCCATTGCTGCTGCCGGGGCCATCGACTCAGATAAAGGAATAGTGACTCATTCTCCTAACCTTCTGGGATGGCATGATATACCATTGAGACAGATGATGGAAGAAACGATAGGGCTGCCTACCTTCCTCATCAATGACGCCAGTGCCGCTGCCCTGGGGGAGCATCGCTTCGGTGCTGGAAGAGGAGTCAACAATCTGGTCTATATCACCGTGAGCACTGGCATCGGTGGGGGGATCATCATCGATGGCAAGCTGTACACTGGCGTGTCAGGTAGTGCTGGAGAGGTAGGCCACATGACCATCGACGTTAATGGTCCTCGCTGTAGCTGCGGCAATGTGGGTTGTCTTGAGGTTCTGGCTTCAGGCAAAGCGGTCGCCAGGGAGGCACAGAGGCTTATTGCCCAGGGGGTCAAAACCAGAATCGTTGATCTAGCTGAAGGAGAGCCGTCTAATGTCACCGCTAACACGGTAGCCGCCGCTGCACGGCAAGGAGACGCCCTAGCCTTGAAAATTGTCTTCAGGGCAGCAACGTATCTGGGTGTAGGGATAGCCAATCTGGTCAACATCTTCAACCCTGAGATGATCATCATCGGCGGGGGAATGGCCAAAATGGGGGACATGCTTCTCGATACTGCCCGTCAAGTGGCTGCCGAGAAAGCATTCCAGTTGCCAATCCAGCATGTGAGCATCGTCCCTAGTCAGCTTGGCGATAACAGCGCCGTGCTCGGCGCGGCTGCCTTCGCCCGACAGCCTCCATAG